In one Rhopalosiphum padi isolate XX-2018 chromosome 3, ASM2088224v1, whole genome shotgun sequence genomic region, the following are encoded:
- the LOC132924354 gene encoding DDB1- and CUL4-associated factor 7 encodes MAVHGSTPKRKEIYKHEAPWPLYSMNWSVRPDKRFRLAIGSFVEEYNNKVQIVSLDEEVSEFSPKSTFDHPYPTTKIMWIPDSKGVFPDLLATSGDYLRIWRAGEPETRLECILNNNKNSDFCAPLTSFDWNEVDPNLIGTSSIDTTCTIWGLETTQIVGRINSVAGHVKTQLIAHDKEVYDIAFSRAGGGRDMFASVGADGSVRMFDLRHLEHSTIIYEDPQHSPLLRLAWNKQDPNYLATVAMDACEVIILDVRVPCTPVARLNNHRACVNGIAWAPHSSCHICTAGDDHQALIWDIQQMPRAIEDPILAYTAAEGEINQIQWGATQPDWIAICYNKSLEILRV; translated from the exons ATGGCAGTCCACGGCTCTACACCTAAGCGTAAAGAAATTTACAAGCACGAGGCGCCATGGCCACTGTACAGTATGAACTGGTCTGTACGACCTGACAAACGATTTCG tcTGGCTATTGGGAGCTTTGTAGAGGAATACAATAACAAAGTACAAATTGTGTCATTAGACGAAGAAGTTTCAGAATTCAGTCCCAAGAGCACATTTGATCATCCGTATCCAACAACAAAAATTATGTGGATTCCTGATAGT AAAGGAGTATTTCCAGACTTATTAGCTACAAGTGGTGATTATTTACGAATTTGGAGAGCAGGTGAACCAGAAACAAGATTGGAATGCATTCTTAATAAT AACAAGAATTCAGACTTTTGTGCTCCATTGACATCATTTGACTGGAATGAAGTTGATCCAAACTTAATTGGTACATCAAGTATAGATACTACATGTACAATTTGGGGTCTTGAAACAACTCag ATTGTTGGACGAATTAATTCTGTTGCGGGGCATGTTAAGACTCAACTTATTGCTCATGACAAAGAAGTATATGATATAGCCTTTAGTCGTGCTGGAGGTGGCCGTGATATGTTTGCTTCAGTTG gaGCTGATGGTTCAGTTAGGATGTTTGATCTACGGCATTTGGAACATTCAACTATAATTTATGAAGATCCTCAACACTCTCCACTACTGAGGCTTGCGTGGAACAAACAAGACCCAAATTATCTTGCTACAGTTGCTATGGACGCATgcgaa GTTATTATATTGGATGTCAGAGTGCCTTGTACACCTGTTGCTAGATTAAACAATCATAGAGCATGTGTTAATGGAATCGCATGGGCTCCACATTCATCTTGCCATATATGCACTGctg gtGATGATCACCAAGCCCTTATTTGGGATATCCAACAAATGCCTAGGGCTATAGAAGATCCAATTCTAGCATATACAGCTGCAGAAGGTGAAATCAATCAAATTCAATGGGGTGCTACTCAACCAGACTGGATCGCCATTTGTTATAATAAGTCGTTGGAAATACTACGAGTGTAG